The window CAAGAATGGTGTTCAGCCGAAGGAGAAAGCAGACCACCCGCAGCTGAAGACTCGTACAACAACTAGAGCCTTCTTCAAAAAATTGGCTGAATTGAACGATGCACAGAAGGCTGCCGTCCGGGATATTGGTTTCGGACAGATATTGGGGTTTAATGTGAATAGGGTGCCATCCAAAATGGCATATTGGGTGCTGGACAGATTCAACAATAGGAATTGCACACTTGAGATTGACAATTTGACCAAGGTTCAAATTGAGGAAGATGATGTCTACAGGGTGTACGGATTTCCCAAGGGAAAAAAGATCATTAGGGAATAAactctaatttatattttattattatttttagcttGACAGTATAGCTCCAGAAAATTTAAGTCTTGAATCACAAAGAGCTAAATTCGTGATGGAGTTATATGTGGAGTTGACGGAGTTTGGAAAAAATCCAATTGAGAACATTGATATGGTACGCAACTACTTTTTAATTGAACAGGAACAGTACTTTTCTAAATAATGTAAAtattatttgtaatatatttgTTATTGGACAGTTTTTCTTCCCCGTATATGAACAAGAACGGTACTTTGCATTGTGTGTGGATTTAAAAAGGGAACGAATCTTTGTGCTGGACAGTCTCATAGACATATTAGGTGATCATGATTTCAGGAAGTATGACAGCCTTTGCACCAAAGTTGTAAGTATTTAGAACTActatctgttcattaaaattatagatctgttcgtttttattttatgacTTCTCTATtttccacaatatttagcttctctgttgaagcCTTCTCTATGTCTGAAATTAtccaattttttaataaattgcaGCGTACACTATTGGCGTATTATCTCAACTACAAAGAAGAGACCATGAAGTCAAAATCGGTGTCGAATTCCAAAATGCAAATTGTCAAACTGAAGTGGGCGGACAAGAGAAATACATTGGACACAGCTATTTATCTTATGCGCCACTTGGAGACATTCATGGGAGATAGTTCGTCAAATTGGAAGTGTGACATGTCCAACATAAGTACACGACAAATCTCTCGAATGCGGGTGAGGTATTGCTCGTCCATAATATCATGCGCTAGGAACGAAGTGAAGAAAGAGATTGAGGACAATGCTGCAATTGAATATCGTAAGATTTGCAGTGATCCATCGGTTAACATAGATTCAGTCTTGGTGGGTTGAGTTAGATTGATttctaaataaatttaaattgccTTGAATTGTGAACTTATTTAACTTAACACTTCCAAGTGACTTGATCGTTTTTTAGAGATATTATGGATTTAGATTGTTTTGAGATATTATTGATTTAAGTTGAATTATCTTGATTTAAATTGTTTTGGacctattaatttaaattgttttgATTAATCTATGGAATTTTTTGTAAGTGtgttttatttagttgggccaTTTAACTGTATTTAAAATACTATTTAAAGTGTAATATCTAAAATTCAGGTCCAACATAATATAAAATCGGAATTTAAAGTTAATACTTTTCCATATGTGAATGTCATATTATGACAATGAACAGGATGCGTTAAAATTTGAACATATAAGATCAAAAGATGAACATACAAAATATTTCGCCAAAAAATAGATACAATTTTTCCATATGTGAATTTCATGAcatagtgaaaataaaaaagtcaACAAAATGATATCAACTATAAAAATCCACTGGCGTTACTACTTTTCAAATACATAAAGgttcacaataaaaaaaaatattcaacttAATAATGCTTTGTAGGGCAGTCAACAAATAGAATTGAACAAAATCACTAGATAAACTATAcacataatgaataaaaaaaaagtcaacAAAATGATATCAACTTAAAAAGTCTAGCATCGTTATTGAAAATCAAATACACAAAGGTTcacagtaaaaaaaaaatgctcaacAAGATTAATGAGAAAGCTTATTTGTTGGGCAATTCCTCGAATCATGATGCCCCATCGTATTGCATTTCTTGCAATTACGCAATGGCTTCTTAGCAAGAGCCATGGCCTTCTCTTGGTCAGATTTTCTTCTTCCACCTGCGCCACTGCCTTTCGTTTTGGATATGAGAGGAGGTAACACAGATGGTACTTCCGGTGCTGCAGTACCATAAAAATCCTTGAAAACCCTATGCTTAGCTTCTAGCTTAGACTCTGTACTGCCCTCTTTCGCAAATCTTTTTTCAACTTCAATCAGCGCAGCAAGCAGTTCTTCACGTAGCACTTGATTGTCACCAACATACACAATACAATTGCCAACAACGTTGAAAAACTTA is drawn from Salvia miltiorrhiza cultivar Shanhuang (shh) unplaced genomic scaffold, IMPLAD_Smil_shh original_scaffold_302, whole genome shotgun sequence and contains these coding sequences:
- the LOC131003931 gene encoding uncharacterized protein LOC131003931, with protein sequence MELYVELTEFGKNPIENIDMFFFPVYEQERYFALCVDLKRERIFVLDSLIDILGDHDFRKYDSLCTKVRTLLAYYLNYKEETMKSKSVSNSKMQIVKLKWADKRNTLDTAIYLMRHLETFMGDSSSNWKCDMSNISTRQISRMRVRYCSSIISCARNEVKKEIEDNAAIEYRKICSDPSVNIDSVLVG
- the LOC131003994 gene encoding uncharacterized protein LOC131003994 — protein: MGSAKGKEKALDDGIKAQTGKKRKKGEGSSSTRASKKKKIGKSSGLKNVEDQSMSNEPKRKRGKKKVFANPKNVKCRRRVLQSKNGVQPKEKADHPQLKTRTTTRAFFKKLAELNDAQKAAVRDIGFGQILGFNVNRVPSKMAYWVLDRFNNRNCTLEIDNLTKVQIEEDDVYRVYGFPKGKKIIRE